A genomic stretch from Setaria italica strain Yugu1 chromosome VII, Setaria_italica_v2.0, whole genome shotgun sequence includes:
- the LOC101752516 gene encoding uncharacterized protein LOC101752516 — MAIVAVLVAPTTAPRRCWRAAAASSSAASGVDLKALQAAIDKKSSDDVKQALDQLRELGWAKRWSSQPYVSRRTTSLRELTTLGIKNAENLAIPSVRNDAAFLFTVVGTTGFLAVLAGQLPGDWGFFVPYLIGSISLIVLAVGSVAPGLLQAAIGAFSTVFPDYQERIARHEAAHFLVAYLIGLPILGYSLDIGKEHVNLIDEQLQKLIYSGQLDGKELDRLAVVSMAGLAAEGLEYDKVVGQSADLFTLQRFINRTKPQLSKDQQQNLTRWAVLFAASLLKNNKAAHEALMSAMSQNASVLGCIEAIENAS, encoded by the exons ATGGCGATCGTGGCCGTGCTCGTCGCACCCACCACCGCGCCACGCCGCTGCTGGCGAGCCGCGGCGGCTTCCTCTTCGGCGGCGTCCGGGGTGGACCTCAAGGCGCTGCAGGCCGCCATCGACAAG AAGAGCAGCGATGATGTGAAGCAGGCGCTGGACCAGCTGAGGGAGCTCGGCTGGGCCAAGCGGTGGAGTTCGCAGCCGTACGTGTCGCGTCGCACG ACATCTCTGCGGGAACTCACTACCCTTGGAATCAAGAATGCTGAGAATTTGGCAATTCCAAGTGTTAGAAATGAT GCGGCGTTTTTATTTACGGTTGTCGGTACCACTGGATTCTTAGCCGTCCTTGCAGGCCAGCTCCCTGGG GATTGGGGCTTCTTTGTTCCCTATTTGATTGGAAGCATTTCATTGATCGTATTGGCTGTCGGAAGCGTTGCTCCAGG TCTTCTGCAAGCAGCAATTGGAGCGTTTTCTACGGTCTTTCCTGACTACCAGGAGAGAATTGCTAGGCATGAAGCTGCTCACTTCTTGG TCGCCTATTTGATTGGCCTCCCTATCCTTGGATATTCTTTGGACATCGGAAAGGAACATGTTAATTTGATAGATGAGCAGTTACAGAAGCTAATATACAGTGGGCAGCTTGATGGAAAGGAACTAGACAG GTTAGCAGTAGTTTCAATGGCAGGACTGGCAGCTGAAGGTCTAGAATATGACAAAGTTGTAGGTCAATCAGCAGACCTTTTCACCCTCCAG AGGTTCATAAACAGAACTAAGCCGCAACTAAGCAAAGATCAGCAACAAAACCTTACCAGATGGGCA GTCCTGTTTGCCGCATCACTTCTGAAGAACAACAAAGCAGCCCATGAAGCACTTATGTCGGCAATGTCCCAGAATGCCAGCGTGTTGGGTTGCATTGAAGCAATAGAGAATGCCTCCTGA
- the LOC101754410 gene encoding uncharacterized aarF domain-containing protein kinase At1g71810, chloroplastic encodes MLLLHPRAVPAPALRGRPPPPRPRPRRRLVPPPLAAASGSIAVSSDEDAFTRCSGYLFEEGAATESQLPIAYDLPGIAAVYRRRPLLVLRRSLQIGTSFGRWFALRYLDRVNERADDMFELRAAQLRRILLELGPAFVKIAQAVSSRPDVIPPAYLDELSLLQDRIAPFSTDAAFNIIEKELGLPLDMIFSEISPEPVAAASLGQVYQARLRSNGKVVAVKVQRPGVQAAISLDIYILRFLASLARKAAKLNTDLPAVLDEWASSLFREMDYREEARNGLKFRELFGKFRDVSVPEMYLEQSRRRVLIMEWIEGEKLSEVRDQYLVEVGVYCSLSQLLEYGFYHADPHPGNLLRTVDGKLAYLDFGMMGEFRQELRDGFIEACLHLVNRDFDALAKDFITLGLLPPTAQKGEVTKALTGVFENAVNRGVQNISFGDLSGNLGRTMYKFKFQIPSYFSLVIRSLAVLEGIAISFNPNYKVLGSSYPWIARKVLTDSSPKLRSTLQALLYKDGTFQIDRLESLLTESLRARTEQSLVRNQQEDVDSTRYAIKQVLSFTLTDQGAFVKDLLLQEIAKGIDALGVATLSSATSAAASRLPFAGGPSPLTSLDDEDVNNLRNLYRLLLLLSKVSQKENSSPSPGNNNAIENGGSTDELSLALYEMASLPEFLPVLSIIPELPPESQQQLLLLPTDLANRILSRAVARTIRRMFM; translated from the exons ATGCTTCTCCTCCATCCCCGCGCGGTCCCTGCGCCCGCTCTGCGAgggaggccgccgccaccccggcctcggcctcgccggcggctggtgccgcctcccctcgccgcgGCGTCCGGCTCCATCGCAGTCAGCTCCGATGAGGACGCCTTCACCAGGTGCTCCGGGTACCTGTTCGAGGAGGGCGCGGCCACCGAGTCGCAGCTCCCCATCGCCTACGACCTCCCCGGCATCGCCGCCGtgtaccgccgccggccgctcctcGTGCTCCGGCGGTCGCTGCAGATCGGCACCTCCTTCGGCCGGTGGTTCGCGCTGAGGTACCTCGACCGCGTCAACGAGCGCGCCGACGACATGTTCGAG CTTCGGGCGGCTCAGCTCAGGAGGATACTATTGGAACTTGGCCCG GCATTTGTGAAGATCGCACAAGCAGTTTCGTCACGGCCG GATGTTATTCCGCCTGCATACCTTGATGAGCTCTCACTGCTTCAGGACCGCATAGCACCATTTTCAACCGATGCTGCTTTTAACATTATAGAAAAAGAGCTTGGGCTGCCACTGGATATGATTTTCTCTGAGATATCACCAGAGCCAGTTGCTGCTGCATCTCTTGGGCAG GTTTACCAGGCTAGGCTTCGATCCAACGGGAAGGTTGTTGCTGTCAAAGTACAAAGACCTGGTGTTCAAGCAGCAATTTCATTGGACATATATATCTTGAGGTTCCTAGCTAGTCTTGCAAGGAAGGCTGCCAAGTTGAACACAGATCTTCCG GCTGTGCTTGACGAATGGGCATCGAGCCTGTTCCGG GAGATGGATTATAGAGAAGAAGCAAGAAATGGACTTAAGTTCAG AGAATTGTTTGGGAAGTTTAGAGATGTCTCAGTTCCTGAAATGTATCTGGAACAGTCTCGAAGGCGAGTCCTTATCATGGAATGGATAGAG GGGGAAAAGTTGTCAGAAGTCAGAGATCAATATTTGGTTGAG GTTGGAGTATATTGTTCGCTTTCCCAGCTATTAGAATATGGATTTTATCATGCAGATCCACACCCTGGAAATCTTTTGCGTACAGTTGATGGGAAATTAGCCTACTTAG ATTTTGGGATGATGGGAGAATTCCGACAAGAACTTCGTGATGGATTTATTGAAGCCTGTCTTCATCTTGTTAACCGTGATTTTGATGCTTTAGCAAAAGATTTTATCACTCTTGG TTTGCTTCCTCCAACTGCCCAGAAGGGTGAAGTAACAAAGGCACTGACAG GTGTATTTGAGAATGCTGTTAACAGAGGAGTTCAGAATATAAGCTTTGGAGATCTGTCAGGAAATCTTGGACGAACAAT GTATAAATTCAAGTTCCAGATACCTTCTTACTTTTCCCTTGTAATTCGAAG CCTTGCTGTCTTGGAAGGTATTGCAATAAGTTTTAATCCAAACTATAAAGTGCTGGGCAGTTCATACCCATGGATTGCAAGAAAAGTTCTCACTGACAGTTCACCAAAGCTCCGATCAACTTTGCAGGCTCTTCTTTATAAG GATGGCACTTTCCAAATTGATCGTCTGGAATCTTTGTTAACTGAG TCACTTCGTGCCAGAACAGAGCAATCATTGGTCAGAAATCAACAAGAAGATGTTGATAGTACAAGATATGCAATTAAGCAAGTCTTGTCATTCACACTCACTGACCAG GGTGCCTTTGTGAAGGATTTACTTCTTCAGGAGATTGCTAAG GGAATAGATGCACTTGGTGTAGCCACATTAAGCTCAGCAACATCTGCAGCAGCCTCCAGATTGCCATTTGCTGGTGGTCCATCCCCATTAACCTCACTAGATGACGAGGATGTTAATAACTTGAGAAATCTATATCGCCTGCTCCTACTTTTATCTAAGGTTTCTCAGAAGGAAAATTCATCTCCG AGTCCTGGAAATAACAATGCCATAGAGAATGGTGGTAGCACAGATGAACTTTCTCTTGCTCTGTACGAAATGGCATCTCTTCCAGAATTTTTGCCAGTTCTTTCCATCATTCCTGAG CTTCCACCGGAGTCCCAACAGCAGTTGCTTCTTCTGCCAACGGATTTAGCCAATCGTATTTTATCTCGGGCTGTTGCGAGAACTATTAGAAGAATGTTCATGTAA
- the LOC101754017 gene encoding shikimate kinase 3, chloroplastic, with protein sequence MEASVGIGARPRIWAGLVEKPHGGAYSARAPALRFTAEKLPQRLVLGTDPWRGTDPGLIRAAKLKASCCKKSAGTEKVHYSADEALILQQKAQDVLPYLDGRCVYLVGMMGSGKTTVGKILAEVLGYSFFDSDKLVEKAVGISSVAEIFQLHSEAFFRDNESEVLRDLSSMHRLVVATGGGAVIRPINWSYMKRGLTVWLDVPLDALARRIAAVGTASRPLLHQESGDPYAKAYAKLTSLFEQRMDAYANADARVSLEHIALKQGHNDVTILTPSTIAVEALLKMENFLSENAMVRN encoded by the exons ATGGAGGCGAGCGTGGGCATCGGGGCGCGGCCCCGTATCTGGGCCGGGCTCGTCGAGAAGCCGCATGGCGGCGCTTACTCCGCCAGAGCCCCGGCCTTAAGGTTCACGGCGGAGAAGCTGCCGCAGAGGCTGGTTCTGGGAACCGATCCGTGGAGGGGCACGGATCCTGGACTGATTCGTGCCGCAAAGCTGAAAGCATCTTGCTGCAAGAAATCGGCAG GTACTGAAAAAGTCCACTACTCTGCTGATGAAGCTCTCATACTGCAG CAAAAAGCCCAGGATGTTCTCCCTTACTTGGATGGCCGATGTGTTTATCTAGTCG GAATGATGGGTTCAGGCAAAACTACTGTTGGGAAGATATTAGCCGAAGTATTAGGTTATTCGTTCTTCGACAG TGATAAGTTGGTAGAGAAGGCTGTCGGCATCTCATCTGTTGCTGAGATCTTTCAGCTCCATAGTGAAGCATTCTTCAGAGATAATGAG AGTGAGGTCCTAAGGGATTTGTCGTCAATGCATCGGTTAGTTGTTGCAACTGGAGGTGGTGCCGTGATCCGACCAATCAATTG GAGTTACATGAAGAGAGGGTTGACTGTGTGGTTAGATGTTCCACTGGATGCACTTGCAAGAAGGATTGCTGCCGTGGGAACCGCATCTCGGCCCCTCTTGCATCAGGAATCTGGTGACCCATATGCAAAG GCTTATGCAAAACTTACATCACTTTTTGAGCAAAGAATGGACGCATATGCTAATGCTGATGCCAGAGTTTCACTTGAAC ATATTGCATTAAAACAAGGGcataatgatgtcactatactTACACCTAGTACCATCGCCGTCGAG GCATTGCTAAAGATGGAAAATTTTCTTAGTGAGAATGCCATGGTCAGAAACTGA
- the LOC101752928 gene encoding beta-D-xylosidase 4 — protein sequence MAAAAPPFSAPAAAAVAAALLLCFFSGCNAQTPVFACDASNATLAAYGFCNRSATPAARAADLVSRLKLAEKVGFLVDKQAALPRLGIPAYEWWSEALHGVSYVGPGTRFSPLVPGATSFPQPILTAASFNVTLFRAIGEVVSNEARAMHNVGLAGLTFWSPNINIFRDPRWGRGQETPGEDPLLTSKYAVGYVTGLQDAGSGAGGDSLKVAACCKHYTAYDVDNWKGVERYTFNAVVSQQDLDDTFQPPFKSCVIDGNVASVMCSYNQVNGIPTCADKDLLSGVIRGDWKLNGYISSDCDSVDVLYNNQHYTKTPEDAAAISIKAGLDLNCGNFLAQHTVAAVQAGKLSESDVDRAITNNFITLMRLGFFDGDPRKLPFGSLGPSDVCTSSNQELAREAARQGIVLLKNSGALPLSAKNIKSMAIIGPNANASFTMIGNYEGTPCKYTTPLQGLGANVATVYQPGCTNVACSGNSLQLDAATKAAASADVTVLVVGADQSIERESLDRTSLLLPGQQPQLVSAVANASSGPCILVIMSGGPFDISFAKSSDKIAAILWVGYPGEAGGAAIADVLFGYHNPSGRLPVTWYPESFTKIPMTDMRMRPDKSTGYPGRTYRFYTGDTVYAFGDGLSYTSFAHHLVSAPTHVAVVLAEGHACLTEHCLSVEAEGGHCDKLAFDVHLRVRNAGEVAGRHTVFLFSSPPAVHNAPAKHLLGFEKVSLEPGQAGVVAFKVDVCRDLSVVDELGNRKVALGSHTLHVGDLKHTINLRV from the exons atggccgcggcggcgcctccgttctcggctccggcggcggccgcggtggcggcggctctgCTGCTCTGCTTCTTCAGCGGCTGCAATGCGCAGACGCCGGTGTTCGCGTGCGACGCGTCGAACGCGACGCTGGCGGCGTACGGGTTCTGCAACCGGTcggcgacgcccgccgcgcgcgccgccgaccTGGTGTCGCGGCTGAAGCTGGCGGAGAAGGTTGGGTTCCTGGTGGACAAGCAGGCGGCGCTGCCCCGGCTGGGCATCCCGGCGTACGAGTGGTGGTCCGAGGCGCTGCACGGCGTGTCCTACGTGGGGCCCGGCACGCGGTTCTCGCCGCTGGTGCCCGGCGCCACCAGCTTCCCGCAGCCCATCCTCACGGCGGCGTCCTTCAACGTCACGCTCTTCCGCGCCATCGGCGAG GTGGTGTCGAACGAGGCGCGGGCGATGCACAACGTGGGGCTGGCGGGGCTCACGTTCTGGAGCCCCAACATCAACATCTTCCGGGACCCGCGGTGGGGACGCGGGCAGGAGACCCCCGGCGAGGACCCGCTCCTCACCAGCAAGTACGCCGTCGGCTACGTCACGGGCCTGCAGgacgccggctccggcgccggcggcgacagccTCAAGGTCGCCGCGTGCTGCAAGCACTACACCGCCTACGACGTCGACAACTGGAAGGGCGTCGAGCGCTACACCTTCAACGCCGTG GTGTCGCAGCAGGACCTGGACGACACGTTCCAGCCCCCGTTCAAGAGCTGCGTGATCGATGGGAATGTGGCCAGCGTCATGTGCTCCTACAATCAGGTCAATGGGATCCCCACCTGCGCAGACAAGGATCTCCTGTCAGGAGTCATCAGAGGAGACTGGAAGCTGAATGG ATATATTTCGTCAGACTGCGACTCCGTTGATGTGTTGTACAATAACCAGCACTACACCAAAACACCCGAGGACGCGGCCGCCATCTCGATCAAAGCAG GGCTGGACCTGAACTGCGGCAACTTCCTGGCGCAGCACACCGTGGCGGCCGTGCAGGCCGGCAAGCTCTCGGAGTCCGACGTCGACCGGGCCATCACCAACAACTTCATCACGCTCATGCGCCTGGGCTTCTTCGACGGCGATCCGCGGAAGCTCCCGTTCGGCAGCCTCGGCCCCAGCGACGTGTGCACGTCCTCCAACCAGGAGCTGGCCCGCGAGGCCGCGCGCCAGGGCATCGTGCTCCTCAAGAACAGTGGCGCGCTCCCGCTCTCCGCCAAGAACATCAAGTCCATGGCCATCATTGGCCCCAACGCCAATGCCAGCTTCACCATGATCGGCAACTACGAGG GCACGCCGTGCAAGTACACGACGCCTCTGCAGGGCCTGGGCGCGAACGTCGCCACCGTGTACCAGCCGGGCTGCACAAACGTCGCGTGCAGCGGGAACAGCCTCCAGCTCGACGCCGCCACGAAGGCCGCGGCCAGCGCCGACGTGACCGTGCTGGTCGTCGGCGCCGACCAGTCCATCGAGCGCGAGAGCCTCGACCGGACGAGCTTGCTCCTGCCGGGCCAGCAGCCGCAGCTCGTGTCCGCGGTCGCCAACGCGTCCAGCGGCCCCTGCATCCTCGTCATCATGTCCGGTGGGCCGTTCGACATCTCGTTCGCCAAGTCCAGCGACAAGATCGCCGCGATTCTTTGGGTCGGCTACCCCGGcgaagccggcggcgccgccatcgccgacgTCCTCTTCGGATACCACAACCCAA GTGGAAGGTTGCCGGTGACGTGGTACCCCGAGTCGTTCACCAAGATCCCCATGACCGACATGCGGATGCGGCCGGACAAGTCGACCGGGTACCCCGGCCGGACGTACCGGTTCTACACGGGCGACACGGTGTACGCCTTCGGGGACGGCCTGAGCTACACCAGCTTCGCACACCACCTCGTGTCGGCGCCGACGCACGTGGCCGTGGTGCTCGCGGAGGGCCACGCGTGCCTAACCGAGCACTGCTTGTCCGTGGAGGCCGAGGGCGGGCACTGCGACAAACTGGCGTTCGACGTGCACCTCCGGGTGCGCAacgccggcgaggtggccggcCGGCACACGGTGTTCCTGttctcgtcgccgccggcggtgcaCAACGCGCCGGCGAAGCACCTGCTGGGGTTCGAGAAGGTGTCCCTGGAGCCCGGGCAGGCCGGCGTGGTGGCGTTCAAGGTGGACGTGTGCAGGGACCTCAGCGTCGTCGACGAGCTCGGCAACAGGAAGGTGGCGCTGGGCAGCCACACGCTGCACGTCGGGGACCTCAAGCACACGATCAACTTGAGGGTTTAA